A window of Hordeum vulgare subsp. vulgare chromosome 5H, MorexV3_pseudomolecules_assembly, whole genome shotgun sequence genomic DNA:
AGTAATCACATTCACATCATCATCctctccctccttccttccccgacCCCAGACCCAACCCCCGGACCAGAGCAAGGGAGAGATCTCCCCCGATCCGATCCGAGATCCGCATCCCCGATGGCGTCCCGGAGCTGCACCTTCCTCGAGATCCTGTTCGCCATCATCCTGCCGCCGCTCGGCGTCTTCCTCCGCTTCGGCTGCTGCAGCGTAAGCAATTCACCCCCCCacatcctctcctctcctctcctctcctctccgcgGGATCCTCCTCGGTGGGCTGGATGGGATGGATCCACGCGGTTCCTAGGCGACCCGGTAGGTCTCCCAACGCGGTCAGGCGGGTTGCGCGCCGGTTCAGTAGCAGGCGAGCGAGGCGAACGGCCGGTGGTTCGCGAGATGTTCGGGCGGCGGTTCCCTTGACCACAACCGCGAGGTCCGGAGACCTCCCCTGATCTCGGGCGGTTTCCTGTCGGCGACGCCTAGTATTACCATAGCATTGCTGGGGTAGCAGTGTTTAGACGTGCAAATGTCCCGTAGCATTGCAGGTAGTAACACACTCCTGCTGCTGTATGGTTTACTTGTGCTGTGCTGTATAGTTGCTACTGCTCTAGCAGTCTAGCTGTGGGATTATGCAGTCCCTGCTGGTTGCTGCCATGCCGGCGACTGCTGATTGAAGCCTTCGTACACGTTTGTTGAGTAGCTGCGTTCGAGAAGCAATTCAGACCATTTGTCGGTTTGGCCGTCGtctgttgtgttttgattgcatagggagggaggaggataataTGTGCAGTAGGGTGCATGTGGATAATGTCTGAATCCTTATGTTTAGAGAAGAAGGCCTCTCATCTCAGCCCCGCttttttatatactccctccgtttctaaatataagtcttttaagaaatttcactaagggtctacatacgcaGCAAAATGTGTGAatttacactctaaagtatgtctatatacatccgtacgtaATCCATTAGTGAAacatctagaaagacttatatttaggaacgcagGGAGTACAAAGCACGCCATCTGCTGGGGTGCTGGATGGGATTACCAGCTGCTCTTCGACTCCATTTGTTTATTTATATATACAAGTTATGTGCATAGCCGGAGCAGCAAATTTGTCTAAGCACACCAATCTCTTCCTCCTCAGAAGAGGGAGTTACTCCGACAATTGTCGATGGATTAATTTTGGATCCTGGAATGGATAGGTGATGCGCAAGCACGTTTTGTGTCTCGGCGGCAGAGAGGCACAGTTCAGTGCTATCTTTTTTCTCGGTCCTGATATAGCATACTAACAACAGTATTGGTCTTTCTTTCTGTCTTGAACAGATGGAGTTCTGCATCTGCCTGCTGCTCACCATCCTCGGCTACATCCCCGGCATCATCTACGCGGTCTACGTTCTCGTCGCGCTCGGCTCGGAGGACCGCGATAGGGACTACGACACCCTTGC
This region includes:
- the LOC123451962 gene encoding hydrophobic protein OSR8-like; protein product: MASRSCTFLEILFAIILPPLGVFLRFGCCSMEFCICLLLTILGYIPGIIYAVYVLVALGSEDRDRDYDTLA